The following proteins are co-located in the uncultured Tolumonas sp. genome:
- the coaD gene encoding pantetheine-phosphate adenylyltransferase: protein MRQKVVFPGTFDPLTCGHLDLISRASALFDDVVIAVAASPGKRPLFTLEERIALATEVCQSLPNVTITGFSNLLIDFMKQQQATILLRGIRTGSDFEYESQLAAMYRRMMPEMEIVFLPPAEQYAFVSSTLVREIALHGGDAGQFVTPNVAAAIKTKQLQLTQS from the coding sequence ATGCGTCAGAAAGTTGTTTTCCCCGGAACCTTTGATCCACTGACTTGCGGGCATCTTGACCTGATCAGCCGCGCATCGGCCTTATTTGATGACGTCGTTATTGCCGTGGCTGCTAGCCCCGGGAAACGGCCGTTATTCACGTTAGAAGAGCGCATTGCGCTGGCGACCGAAGTTTGCCAATCGCTACCCAATGTCACCATTACCGGTTTCAGTAATCTGTTGATCGATTTCATGAAACAACAACAGGCCACCATCTTGTTACGTGGCATTCGCACTGGCAGTGATTTTGAATATGAATCACAGCTAGCCGCGATGTATCGCCGGATGATGCCGGAAATGGAAATTGTCTTTCTGCCACCTGCAGAACAATATGCCTTTGTTTCGTCAACACTGGTGCGGGAAATTGCCCTACATGGTGGCGATGCCGGTCAATTTGTTACCCCCAATGTCGCTGCAGCGATTAAAACCAAGCAGTTGCAGCTCACTCAGTCATAA
- the metB gene encoding cystathionine gamma-synthase: MSDYQRETYAVKSGIAADTQFGSVVPPIYLSTNYTFAGFGEKREFDYSRSGNPTRSTLAGALAALEGGAGAVFTGSGMGAINLVTALLSSYDLLVAPHDCYGGTYRLFQHVAAKGSYRVLFVDQTDPVALAQALAQKPKLVWVETPSNPLLRVVDIAAICQQSHAIGALVAVDNTFLSPLLQQPLALGADIVVHSTTKYLNGHSDVVGGAVIAKEPELHEKLAWWGNCLGHTGGAFDAYLTLRGLRTLAPRMRVHQENANAILAYLQQQPRVTKIYHPSLPEHPGHEIAKRQQQGFGAMLSFEVDFDIEQLKQFLGGLQLFCLAESLGGVESLVAHPASMTHAGMNPDARRVAGISDQLLRFSIGIEHITDLLADLDRAFACVASK; encoded by the coding sequence ATGTCGGATTACCAACGAGAAACATACGCTGTCAAATCAGGAATTGCTGCTGATACTCAATTCGGTTCGGTTGTTCCGCCTATTTATTTATCCACAAACTATACCTTTGCCGGTTTCGGTGAAAAACGAGAGTTTGACTATAGCCGTTCCGGTAATCCGACCCGCAGTACGCTAGCGGGGGCATTGGCGGCATTAGAGGGTGGTGCGGGTGCTGTATTTACCGGCAGCGGTATGGGCGCAATCAATCTGGTCACTGCCTTGTTGTCTTCCTATGATTTGTTAGTTGCGCCACATGATTGTTATGGTGGAACCTATCGGCTATTCCAGCATGTTGCTGCGAAAGGTTCGTATCGGGTGTTATTTGTCGATCAAACCGATCCTGTCGCATTAGCACAGGCGTTGGCGCAAAAACCAAAATTAGTGTGGGTGGAAACACCATCCAATCCGTTATTACGCGTGGTTGATATCGCGGCTATTTGTCAGCAATCACATGCGATAGGTGCATTAGTGGCGGTGGATAACACCTTCTTGTCACCACTCCTGCAACAACCATTGGCTCTGGGGGCTGATATTGTCGTGCATTCCACAACCAAATATCTGAACGGTCATTCGGATGTGGTTGGCGGAGCGGTAATTGCCAAAGAACCTGAATTGCATGAAAAATTGGCCTGGTGGGGCAACTGCCTTGGACACACTGGCGGTGCATTTGATGCGTATCTGACACTGCGAGGTCTGCGCACGCTGGCACCGCGTATGCGAGTGCATCAGGAAAATGCGAATGCCATTTTGGCTTATTTACAACAGCAACCGCGGGTGACGAAAATTTATCACCCGAGTTTACCGGAGCACCCTGGGCACGAAATTGCAAAGCGTCAGCAACAAGGCTTTGGTGCAATGCTGAGTTTTGAAGTGGATTTTGATATAGAACAATTAAAGCAATTTTTGGGTGGTTTGCAGCTGTTTTGTCTGGCAGAGTCATTAGGTGGAGTGGAAAGTCTGGTCGCTCATCCGGCAAGTATGACGCATGCAGGGATGAACCCAGACGCGCGTCGGGTTGCGGGTATTTCGGATCAGCTACTGCGTTTCTCCATCGGGATTGAACATATCACTGATCTGCTGGCAGATTTAGATCGCGCGTTTGCCTGTGTTGCCAGCAAATAA
- a CDS encoding bifunctional aspartate kinase/homoserine dehydrogenase II — MPHTATGHLPGRQVHKFGGSSLADPNCYRRVAGLIEQESDPRALIVVSAAGKTTNRLLQILELSEAGDDAVVAAIQGLRAYQLGLIEGVLDGPARQALSLQLMEDIDTIAGVLKKNYDRHERNGILANGEVWSARLLAALLTERGNQASWLDARRFLSAEEGALARVNEALSREKLREVLAGTGEQRVVVTGFIAADNEGRTLLLGRNGSDYSATLLGALAEAESTAIWSDVAGVYSADPRCVKDAKLLERLSLAEANELARLGAPVLHSRTLQPLMHSQQKLVLRSSYAPTGGASHILRRRSQVKGARIVTSLEQIVLIELRIQPDCDYEQTVARLEALLATQQLSPLVSKNLADRRIVRLAYTLEMAPDAHQFLLQQQELSGLRDVVRRDGFSLIGLVGTGVCDNAEQCHRFYRLLVDQPLEFIYTAPEGLSLVAVVREITLEPLLIALHHAMFQQTKRVGLVVLGKGNIGSQWLKLLAKEKHHIEQAHQLTLTLYGLFDSRGGVLSEEGLDPLQVLDSFDPQPVIWAELLVQLEQHPFDELIVLDLTASETVSSYYPEFAQIGAHLITANKFAGAAESAFYQRVRQSFAEHQVQWRYNATVGAGLPVQACIRMMLESGDRVHGISGIFSGTLSWLFQQYDGSVSFSELVDQAWQHGLTEPDPREDLTGHDVRRKLLILAREAGLELEPEHISLQSLVPAGLAEIPLESFFEQLPELDHAVETAFDEAQAHGKVLRYVARLDRDGSARVGLDMLAADHPFANLRPCDNIFSIETDFYRTNPLILQGPGAGREVTAAAVQADLWKICATLK; from the coding sequence ATGCCGCACACAGCAACAGGCCACCTTCCTGGACGTCAGGTACATAAATTTGGTGGTAGCAGCCTGGCTGATCCCAATTGTTATCGTCGGGTGGCTGGACTCATTGAGCAGGAATCGGACCCCCGTGCATTGATCGTGGTTTCTGCTGCGGGTAAAACCACTAATCGCTTATTGCAAATTCTAGAATTAAGCGAAGCGGGTGATGATGCGGTTGTGGCGGCGATACAAGGTTTAAGAGCGTATCAGTTGGGCTTGATTGAAGGGGTTTTAGACGGCCCCGCACGTCAGGCATTATCCCTGCAGCTGATGGAAGATATTGATACCATCGCGGGAGTCCTGAAAAAAAACTATGATCGTCATGAGCGCAATGGGATCTTGGCCAATGGTGAAGTATGGTCAGCCCGTCTGTTGGCGGCGTTATTGACGGAACGTGGTAATCAGGCGTCATGGCTGGATGCGCGTCGTTTCCTTTCTGCGGAAGAAGGCGCACTGGCTCGCGTTAATGAAGCATTATCACGGGAAAAACTACGCGAAGTATTAGCTGGCACCGGTGAACAACGGGTGGTCGTAACCGGTTTTATCGCTGCCGATAATGAAGGGCGGACATTATTGCTGGGTCGTAATGGTTCTGATTACTCGGCGACCTTGCTAGGTGCTTTAGCTGAAGCGGAATCTACCGCCATTTGGAGTGATGTCGCGGGTGTTTATTCCGCCGACCCGCGCTGTGTGAAAGATGCGAAGTTGCTTGAGCGTTTATCACTGGCAGAAGCTAATGAATTAGCGCGACTCGGGGCTCCGGTTTTACATTCGCGAACCTTACAACCGTTAATGCACAGTCAGCAAAAACTGGTACTACGTTCGAGTTACGCGCCAACCGGTGGTGCTTCGCATATTTTACGCCGTAGATCGCAGGTGAAAGGGGCGCGCATTGTCACCTCACTAGAGCAAATCGTACTGATTGAACTGCGTATTCAGCCTGATTGCGACTATGAGCAGACTGTTGCACGTCTCGAAGCGTTATTGGCTACACAGCAACTGTCTCCGTTGGTGAGCAAAAATCTGGCTGATCGCCGTATCGTCCGTTTAGCCTATACGCTGGAAATGGCGCCAGATGCCCATCAGTTCTTATTACAACAGCAAGAGCTCTCTGGCCTGAGAGATGTTGTGCGTCGTGACGGCTTCAGCCTGATCGGTCTGGTGGGAACCGGTGTTTGTGATAATGCTGAGCAGTGTCATCGTTTTTACCGGTTACTGGTCGACCAACCGCTGGAATTTATCTATACCGCGCCAGAAGGCTTAAGTCTGGTGGCAGTGGTGCGCGAAATTACGCTGGAACCACTCTTAATCGCTTTACACCATGCCATGTTTCAGCAGACCAAACGTGTTGGTCTGGTGGTATTAGGCAAAGGGAATATCGGTAGCCAGTGGTTAAAATTACTCGCGAAAGAGAAACACCATATTGAGCAGGCACACCAGCTGACACTGACTTTGTATGGCTTATTTGATTCGCGTGGCGGTGTGTTGTCTGAAGAAGGTTTAGATCCGCTGCAGGTGCTGGATAGCTTTGATCCTCAACCGGTGATCTGGGCGGAATTGCTGGTACAGCTGGAGCAACATCCGTTTGATGAACTGATTGTGCTCGATCTGACCGCCAGTGAAACAGTGAGTAGTTACTACCCGGAGTTTGCACAGATCGGTGCGCATTTGATCACGGCGAATAAGTTTGCCGGCGCTGCGGAAAGTGCGTTTTATCAGCGTGTACGACAAAGCTTTGCTGAACATCAGGTGCAATGGCGTTATAACGCCACCGTGGGTGCCGGTTTGCCAGTACAAGCTTGTATTCGCATGATGCTGGAGTCGGGCGATCGGGTGCATGGCATCTCGGGCATTTTTTCCGGTACGCTGAGTTGGTTATTCCAACAATATGATGGCTCGGTTTCATTTTCCGAACTGGTGGATCAAGCCTGGCAGCACGGTTTAACGGAGCCGGATCCGCGCGAAGATCTGACCGGGCATGATGTGCGACGTAAGCTGCTGATCCTGGCTCGTGAAGCGGGGTTAGAGCTCGAACCGGAGCACATCTCATTACAAAGTCTGGTGCCGGCTGGTTTGGCTGAGATCCCACTGGAGAGCTTTTTTGAGCAATTGCCGGAATTAGACCATGCGGTGGAAACTGCGTTTGATGAAGCGCAGGCTCACGGTAAGGTGCTGCGTTATGTCGCTCGTTTAGACCGCGATGGTTCCGCACGGGTAGGGCTGGATATGCTAGCGGCGGATCATCCGTTTGCGAATTTGCGCCCTTGCGACAATATTTTCTCGATAGAGACCGATTTCTATCGCACCAACCCGCTGATCTTGCAAGGGCCGGGGGCGGGGCGTGAAGTGACGGCGGCGGCGGTACAAGCCGATCTATGGAAGATTTGCGCGACCTTAAAATAA
- a CDS encoding GNAT family N-acetyltransferase, with product MLTSSRIELKPPSLDWVEPLRLALSESYELHQLFLDWAEPDPSILTVTANMNVAKEQFERKEHELRFMIVRREDQLLVGSISLHVRDVSVPYYEIGYWVRQSAAGKGYITEAVLLLADYAFIHLHAARLEIRTAASNEKSRAVAERAGFKLEATLKNACRSQGHLDDTLVYSRIGYEDMIPEIDLVDISPDGLDY from the coding sequence ATGCTGACGTCTTCCCGAATTGAGTTAAAACCGCCATCACTGGACTGGGTTGAACCGCTGCGTCTGGCTTTATCCGAAAGTTATGAATTGCATCAACTGTTTCTTGATTGGGCGGAACCCGATCCATCTATATTGACGGTGACCGCCAATATGAATGTAGCAAAAGAGCAATTTGAACGTAAGGAACATGAATTACGTTTTATGATTGTGCGGCGTGAAGATCAATTGTTGGTTGGTAGTATTAGTTTACATGTCAGGGATGTCTCTGTTCCCTACTATGAAATCGGTTATTGGGTGCGACAATCTGCAGCTGGTAAAGGTTATATAACAGAAGCGGTGTTGTTATTAGCGGATTATGCTTTTATTCATTTGCATGCCGCACGACTTGAGATCCGCACCGCGGCGAGTAATGAAAAAAGTCGAGCCGTGGCAGAAAGAGCGGGTTTTAAACTGGAAGCAACATTAAAAAACGCTTGTCGTTCGCAAGGCCATTTGGATGATACGCTGGTTTATAGTCGTATTGGGTATGAAGATATGATCCCGGAGATCGATCTGGTGGATATCTCTCCGGATGGACTCGATTACTAA
- the rplQ gene encoding 50S ribosomal protein L17: MRHRLSGRQLNRNASHRSAMFRNMASSLVRHEIIKTTLPKAKELRRVVEPLITLAKSDSVANRRLAFARTRDRDVVGKLFTELGPRFQGRPGGYTRILKCGFRAGDNAPMAYIELVGRPVDAEAATEE, from the coding sequence ATGCGCCATCGTTTGAGTGGTCGTCAACTGAACCGGAACGCGAGCCATCGTTCGGCTATGTTCCGCAACATGGCCAGCTCCCTGGTTCGTCATGAGATCATCAAGACGACTTTGCCTAAAGCAAAGGAGCTACGTCGTGTAGTTGAGCCCTTGATTACTCTTGCTAAGAGTGACAGTGTTGCAAATCGCCGTTTGGCATTTGCTCGTACCCGCGACAGAGATGTTGTTGGTAAACTGTTTACTGAACTTGGCCCACGTTTTCAAGGTCGTCCAGGTGGTTATACGCGCATTCTGAAATGCGGTTTCCGCGCTGGTGATAACGCACCAATGGCTTATATTGAGCTGGTTGGTCGTCCGGTAGATGCTGAAGCAGCTACTGAAGAATAA
- a CDS encoding PA2779 family protein, with amino-acid sequence MSVFWGVVVRLLVVSLLALSLPTRASMMSSQETIPVHQLSERAHVMQFLARADVAKQIAAQGVDVALVQQRVAAMSDDEITQLSGKIDKLPAAGSDILGAALFVFIVLLVTDILGLTKVFPFTRSVR; translated from the coding sequence ATGTCTGTGTTTTGGGGTGTAGTAGTTCGTTTATTGGTTGTTTCCTTACTGGCTCTGTCATTACCGACCAGAGCATCAATGATGTCCTCTCAGGAAACCATTCCGGTTCATCAACTGAGTGAACGTGCGCATGTCATGCAATTCCTGGCCCGAGCTGATGTAGCAAAACAGATTGCTGCGCAGGGTGTGGATGTGGCGCTGGTACAACAACGTGTGGCTGCGATGAGTGATGATGAAATCACTCAGTTATCCGGCAAGATTGATAAATTACCAGCAGCCGGCTCAGATATTCTTGGGGCTGCGTTATTTGTATTTATCGTGTTACTGGTGACGGATATTTTAGGCTTAACAAAAGTATTCCCATTCACCCGTTCAGTTCGTTAA
- the metJ gene encoding met regulon transcriptional regulator MetJ — MKTAWNGEYISPYAEHGKKSEQVKKITVSIPLKVLKILTDERTRRQINNLRHATNSELLCEAFLHAYTGQPLPADDDLRKDCPDDIPLMVQQIMTEMGKPIEKYDE, encoded by the coding sequence ATGAAAACGGCGTGGAATGGCGAATATATTAGTCCGTATGCAGAACACGGCAAAAAAAGTGAGCAGGTCAAAAAGATCACGGTTTCAATTCCGCTGAAGGTATTAAAAATACTGACAGATGAACGTACTCGCCGCCAAATAAATAATCTGCGTCATGCCACCAACAGTGAATTACTTTGTGAAGCATTTTTGCACGCTTATACCGGCCAACCGCTACCGGCTGATGACGATTTACGCAAAGATTGTCCCGATGATATCCCGCTCATGGTCCAGCAAATAATGACGGAAATGGGCAAACCTATCGAAAAATACGATGAATAA
- a CDS encoding 3-deoxy-D-manno-octulosonic acid kinase, translated as MTAPRIVKSAGQICCFDPLLAPDFTPDYFSADYWQQQNAITGQSHGRGITWFLQHESAHWVLRHYWRGGLIGRHIPDQFCYTGLRCTRSFAEFSLLQKLVDDELPVPRPVAARIVRHGWRYQADILIERIPNAEDLVQLLKREPLPRETWQQIGQVLAQFHQAGVYHSDLNAHNILRDNDGKIWLIDFDKGAIRHPGRWQAKNLARLLRSLQKESALHPLFHWQMDDWQHLLVAYQAYR; from the coding sequence ATGACTGCTCCTCGTATTGTGAAGAGTGCCGGACAAATTTGTTGTTTTGACCCATTACTGGCGCCTGATTTCACCCCCGATTATTTTTCGGCGGATTACTGGCAACAACAAAATGCCATTACCGGGCAGTCGCATGGGCGAGGCATCACCTGGTTTTTACAGCATGAGTCGGCGCATTGGGTTTTACGCCACTATTGGCGTGGTGGGCTGATTGGCCGCCATATCCCCGATCAGTTTTGTTATACCGGTCTGCGTTGCACACGCTCATTTGCTGAATTTTCATTGTTACAAAAACTGGTGGACGATGAATTACCGGTGCCGCGTCCGGTTGCTGCGCGTATTGTGCGTCACGGTTGGCGCTATCAGGCTGACATTCTAATTGAACGCATTCCCAACGCAGAAGATCTGGTGCAATTACTGAAGCGTGAGCCGTTACCACGTGAAACATGGCAACAAATTGGGCAGGTATTGGCGCAGTTTCACCAAGCCGGTGTTTATCATTCTGATCTGAATGCCCACAATATTTTGCGGGATAACGATGGCAAGATCTGGTTGATTGATTTTGATAAAGGCGCCATTCGTCATCCGGGGCGCTGGCAAGCGAAAAATCTGGCGCGCCTGTTACGTTCACTGCAAAAAGAGTCGGCGTTACATCCCCTGTTTCATTGGCAGATGGATGACTGGCAGCATCTGCTGGTGGCCTATCAGGCTTACCGTTGA
- the waaA gene encoding lipid IV(A) 3-deoxy-D-manno-octulosonic acid transferase, producing the protein MRLFYTLLIYLLSPVVLFLLYRPRHGKPGFGPRWKEHLGWVAPPNKRAPIWIHAVSVGETIAVTPLIKALKQRHPELSIVLTTTTRTGADQAARLGDLVEHRYAPLDYPGVVKRFIKQIQPQALLIMETELWPNLLARCGKQNIPVVILNARLSEKSCQRYQRIRHFFRQMSQALTLLLCQHRDDAERFKRLGVTPQQIVVTGSIKFDIQLDQKQIELGEQYRQCLGNRPVWIAASTHKGEDEVILQAHQEICKQQPEALLILVPRHPERFTDVAKLCLEQGFAICRRSEPRSVTAQESVLLGDSMGEMAYFFQIADIAFMGGSLVPVGGHNLLEPAALAKPTLIGPHFFNFSDITRQLVDKKACQIIHDETELAMHVLQLLGSSEQRHTMGMAAFDVVAANQGALEKSLTAIDTVLATLPQR; encoded by the coding sequence ATGCGTTTATTTTATACTTTGCTTATCTATTTACTGTCACCGGTGGTCTTATTTCTGCTCTATCGTCCTCGTCATGGAAAACCCGGTTTTGGTCCGCGTTGGAAAGAACATCTGGGCTGGGTCGCCCCACCCAATAAGCGGGCCCCAATCTGGATCCACGCGGTCAGTGTTGGGGAAACCATTGCTGTCACGCCGCTGATTAAAGCGCTCAAACAACGGCATCCGGAATTATCCATTGTGTTAACCACCACCACCCGCACCGGTGCCGATCAAGCAGCACGTTTAGGTGATTTGGTAGAGCATCGCTACGCGCCGCTGGATTACCCAGGCGTAGTAAAACGTTTTATCAAACAGATCCAGCCACAAGCTTTACTGATCATGGAAACCGAGTTGTGGCCAAACCTGCTGGCACGATGTGGTAAACAAAACATACCTGTGGTGATCTTGAATGCCCGGCTGTCGGAGAAATCTTGTCAGCGTTATCAACGCATCCGTCACTTCTTCCGGCAAATGAGCCAAGCGCTAACTCTTTTGTTGTGCCAGCATCGCGACGATGCTGAGCGATTCAAACGGCTGGGTGTAACGCCACAACAGATCGTAGTAACGGGGTCGATTAAATTTGACATTCAATTGGATCAAAAACAGATCGAGTTAGGTGAACAATATCGCCAGTGTTTAGGAAACCGCCCAGTTTGGATCGCCGCTAGCACACACAAAGGGGAAGACGAAGTTATTCTGCAGGCACATCAGGAAATCTGTAAGCAGCAACCCGAAGCGTTGTTAATTCTGGTTCCTCGTCATCCGGAGCGATTTACTGATGTGGCTAAATTATGTCTGGAGCAAGGGTTTGCCATCTGCCGACGCAGTGAACCACGTTCAGTCACAGCACAAGAATCGGTTCTACTGGGTGATAGCATGGGCGAAATGGCCTATTTCTTTCAGATCGCCGATATTGCCTTCATGGGCGGCAGCTTAGTGCCCGTTGGCGGCCATAATCTGCTGGAACCAGCCGCTCTGGCCAAACCCACGTTGATTGGCCCACACTTCTTTAACTTCAGTGATATCACCCGACAACTGGTCGACAAAAAGGCCTGTCAGATCATTCATGATGAGACCGAGTTGGCAATGCATGTGCTGCAATTACTCGGCTCGTCAGAACAGCGACATACCATGGGCATGGCCGCCTTTGATGTGGTTGCGGCCAATCAGGGCGCATTAGAAAAGAGTTTGACGGCAATTGATACCGTATTAGCGACATTACCTCAACGGTAA
- a CDS encoding PA2778 family cysteine peptidase, protein MHFLTKAHLLLVGCLWLVGCANHFPETHSPAITSSSKQLAVPFIVQDDAYCGPSALAMVLAQQNKPVSVALLAQEMLLPARGGALQAELKASVRRQGYLAYETDPTLLALLTEVNAGRPVIVLLNLSFNWYPKWHYAVVTGYDLSRQEIIVHSGAQANQHWSLTQFDNLWQRSHRWGLLVLAPSVLPPTSMQETRYLQSIVDLEKTAGLARAQLAYQATLQRWPSNLTALIGLGNAAYQQHDLALAQHWFQLAASYHPNSAVAANNYAQTLLDNGDPANAFVWAQKAVLADGDAPARDTLQQVLHALHAE, encoded by the coding sequence ATGCATTTTCTAACGAAAGCCCACCTGTTACTGGTGGGCTGTTTATGGTTAGTCGGGTGTGCCAACCATTTCCCCGAAACCCATTCTCCCGCTATTACCTCATCGAGCAAACAACTCGCCGTACCATTTATTGTGCAGGATGATGCCTATTGTGGCCCCTCGGCATTAGCCATGGTATTGGCGCAGCAAAACAAACCAGTGTCTGTTGCCTTATTAGCACAGGAAATGCTGTTACCTGCACGAGGTGGTGCATTACAGGCGGAACTGAAAGCCAGTGTCCGGCGGCAGGGTTATCTGGCGTATGAAACCGACCCCACACTACTGGCATTATTGACCGAAGTGAATGCAGGTCGTCCGGTGATTGTGTTATTGAATTTATCGTTTAACTGGTACCCGAAATGGCACTATGCCGTTGTGACCGGTTATGACCTGTCACGGCAGGAAATTATTGTGCATTCTGGGGCGCAGGCCAATCAGCACTGGTCACTGACGCAATTTGATAATCTCTGGCAACGTAGCCATCGGTGGGGCTTGCTGGTTTTAGCGCCATCTGTGTTGCCGCCAACATCTATGCAAGAAACTCGTTATCTGCAAAGCATTGTTGATCTGGAAAAGACTGCAGGTTTGGCTCGGGCACAATTAGCCTATCAGGCAACTTTGCAACGTTGGCCGAGTAATTTGACGGCCTTGATTGGTCTGGGCAATGCCGCGTATCAACAACATGATCTGGCTTTGGCGCAACATTGGTTTCAGCTTGCCGCCAGTTATCATCCGAATTCCGCAGTGGCGGCCAATAATTACGCACAAACACTGCTAGATAACGGTGACCCAGCCAATGCATTTGTTTGGGCACAAAAAGCGGTGTTAGCCGATGGTGATGCCCCTGCGCGCGACACCTTGCAGCAGGTTTTACATGCATTACACGCGGAATAA
- the yccX gene encoding acylphosphatase, whose translation MTQTRCVKVLVYGMVQGVGFRYFTQQEAHRLGLSGHATNLVDGSVEVVAQGDSKAVDKLIEWLKSGPRTASVDYIEVYEMGSGAANRGSFRAY comes from the coding sequence ATGACACAAACTCGGTGTGTAAAAGTGCTGGTATACGGCATGGTACAAGGTGTTGGTTTTCGTTATTTCACACAACAAGAAGCCCATCGTTTAGGATTATCTGGCCACGCCACCAATCTGGTCGATGGCTCAGTCGAAGTGGTGGCGCAAGGCGACAGCAAAGCTGTGGATAAGCTGATTGAATGGCTGAAATCAGGGCCACGTACCGCCAGTGTCGATTATATTGAAGTTTATGAAATGGGGAGCGGCGCGGCGAACCGCGGTTCCTTCCGCGCCTACTGA
- the mutM gene encoding bifunctional DNA-formamidopyrimidine glycosylase/DNA-(apurinic or apyrimidinic site) lyase — translation MPELPEVEVSRLGITPWMEGVVVEKVVIRHPRLRWPIPSEIHLLEGQPLRSIERRAKYLLLRSTLGTAILHLGMSGHLRILPIGTPAEKHDHVDLELANGKLLRFHDPRRFGALLWTTDDPHQHVLLKSLGPEPLTDAFTAEYLWQRSRKPRSAIKPWLMDNHVVVGVGNIYANEALFMAHIHPKRAVNSLTIEESQALVAAVKQVLARAITQGGTTLRDFMRIDGKSGYFVQELLVYGRAGQACQVCAHPLEELRLGQRSSVFCPICQPLVGAYD, via the coding sequence ATGCCGGAATTACCCGAAGTTGAAGTCAGCCGATTAGGGATCACGCCATGGATGGAAGGTGTGGTTGTTGAAAAAGTGGTGATCCGGCATCCGCGTTTGCGCTGGCCCATTCCGTCAGAAATCCATTTGTTGGAAGGTCAGCCATTACGTTCAATCGAAAGACGAGCGAAATATTTATTATTACGCTCCACGTTGGGAACGGCGATTTTGCACTTGGGTATGTCGGGCCATTTGCGCATTCTTCCTATTGGTACACCAGCAGAAAAACATGATCATGTGGATCTGGAATTAGCCAATGGCAAGTTGCTGCGTTTTCATGATCCGCGTCGATTTGGTGCTTTATTGTGGACAACCGATGACCCGCACCAACATGTGTTATTAAAGAGCTTAGGGCCGGAACCATTAACCGATGCGTTTACCGCCGAGTATTTATGGCAACGCAGCCGCAAACCACGCAGTGCAATTAAACCGTGGCTAATGGATAACCATGTTGTGGTGGGGGTGGGGAATATCTACGCCAATGAAGCGCTGTTTATGGCGCATATTCACCCGAAACGGGCGGTGAATTCACTGACAATTGAAGAGAGTCAGGCATTAGTGGCGGCGGTGAAACAAGTGCTGGCTCGTGCCATCACGCAAGGTGGTACTACGTTGCGTGATTTTATGCGCATCGATGGTAAATCGGGTTATTTTGTGCAGGAATTGTTAGTGTATGGGCGGGCAGGGCAAGCCTGTCAGGTGTGTGCGCATCCACTGGAAGAGCTGCGCTTAGGGCAGCGCAGCAGTGTGTTTTGTCCGATTTGCCAGCCGTTGGTGGGTGCTTATGACTGA